Proteins encoded together in one Sceloporus undulatus isolate JIND9_A2432 ecotype Alabama chromosome 4, SceUnd_v1.1, whole genome shotgun sequence window:
- the LOC121929137 gene encoding transient receptor potential cation channel subfamily A member 1-like: MAERINSLTRGPRILEKREAVRVATHQVEYNFRYLQCPLKLTKKLKEDDEITYEPLITLNSMVRHNRVELLSHSVCTEYLLMKWMAYGFRAHLLNLAVYSLGLIPLTLLIIHIERPALSSNTTVKLGPFSKQNSYFIKVCMCLVFIMSVFGICKEIIQLLQQKLKYLLDYSNLLDWIIYSTSIVFVSSLFGSLPANLQWECGAISIFLSWMNFLLYLQRFENFGIYVVMFWEILRTLIRIAIVFFFLMLAFGLSFHVLLGSQLGNYLSSCHQLCRDHYYYRSS; the protein is encoded by the exons atggcggaacgaattaattcgttaACCCGAGGCCCACGTATATTGGAAAAACGAGAAGCCGTCAGAGTTGCAACGCATCAG GTTGAATATAACTTTCGGTATCTTCAGTGCCCACTGAAGCTTaccaagaaattaaaagaagatgATGAAATAACGTATGAGCCACTTATCACTCTAAAT TCCATGGTACGTCATAATCGTGTTGAACTACTCAGCCATTCTGTCTGTACAGAATATTTACTCATGAAATG GATGGCCTATGGATTTAGAGCACATCTTCTGAACCTTGCTGTGTATTCCCTTGGTTTAATACCTCTAACCCTCCTGATTATCCATATTGAAAGACCTGCACTATCTTCCAATACTACAGTTAAATTGGGACCTTTTAGTAaacag AATTCATACTTCataaaagtgtgtatgtgtttggttTTCATCATGAGTGTTTTTGGAATCTGCAAAGAAATAATACAGCTTCTCCAACAG AAACTGAAGTATTTATTAGATTATTCCAACCTCCTTGACTGGATAATTTATTCTACAAGCATCGTTTTTGTATCATCTTTATTTGGTAGTCTCCCAGCTAATTTACAGTGGGAATGTGGTGCAATTTCTATATTCTTGTCTTGGATGAACTTCTTGCTGTATCTACAAAG atttgAAAATTTTGGAATATACGTTGTGATGTTTTGGGAGATTCTGAGGACTCTGATCCGGATTGCTATTGTGTTCTTCTTCTTGATGTTAGCCTTTGGACTGAGCTTCCATGTTCTTCTTGGTTCACAG CTTGGCAACTACCTCAGtagctgccaccaattatgtagAGACCACTACTACTATCGCAGTAGCTGA